AATTGATGGTCGGGTACATGTGGTAAATCTGGTGCGGAGGCCGAAGAAACAAAATCACTTACCAGCAAACCAGCCCCGTCTTCCCCCATCAAGTCGATCATCGTTTGCATATGCTGAGAGCGAATAGCGATCATTGTCTCTTCAAATCGTGGATGGGTATCACCCACAGCTTTGACAACCAGATGAATTAATTGACTTAACAAACAGCTCGAACAGACAACATCAAATGGGTTCGGCAGATTCAAATTCACCGGCTGAGATAGTTTCAATATAATATCAGTCAGATTTGAACCGGCATTACTGTCGTCTTCATTCCATGCGGCAAGCTGTTCACCAATTCCGGTCAAATCACTTTTGTGTAGAAAAATTGAGGGCTCATTTTCTAAGGACTGAGACTGAATTGCACGTTCCAATGCAACTCCATCTATGTCAACCAGATGAATCTCACTGAATGCATGTAGTAATTGTTTCAAATTAAGGTCATTACAATTTCCTGCTCCTAAAACACATAACCGACCTCGATTCTCACCTGCCAGATCATTCAGATGACCAGTAAGCATCTTCCGGTGCGTGGCCCCCTCTTCCCAATTGGGAACACTATCCCGATTGAAACGAAACTGTTCCTCAAATAATTCGTTCATTGCAGAAGTTTTATGACTCCGAAATCCCTGGTAATTGCTCTGGTTATATTGATAGAGTCAACTGTACGTCATACATCAAATATATCAATCGAAAACTGATGAGAATCGCATTTTTGGCTATCACTAAATCATTTCGTTAGCCAAACTAGTGCTTTATGAGTTTTTTATTTAGATCTTTTTGAATCTTTTAAACTTTTCCAACTGATCACTTTAGAAACAATGAGAACTAATAAAAATAGCTTCTCGTCCAAGAGTTTCTATCGTTTTTCTGAATGCCATTTGTAATGTTATTTTTTGTAATTGCGTGCCTGGTCCCTTCATTTCTGATTTCTTTTCTGGCAACGGCTGCCATGCGCAAACTGGCCCCCAAATGGGGACTCATTGACCAGCCTGCACAAAGAAAAGTACACACGAATCCCACACCGTTGGGTGGTGGAGTAGGTATCTGGCTTGGTGTCGTTGTTCCCATTGGCATGGCCCAGTTGATTGTTTTGATTCTCTTGAAATCAGGCGCGACTCCCTCCTGGATCCCACAGGAACTAGCCCCACATTTAGAAGGAGTACTCTATCGCTCACAACTGTTATGGGCTGTGCTGGCTGGTGGAACGATCCTATCTGTCATGGGGCTGCTTGACGACAAAATCAATATCTCATGGAAGCCGCGTTTGATCATTCAACTACTGGTTGCAATGGGGTTGGTTTTTGCAGGTGTGCGAGGAACACTTTTTATCCAGCAGCCGTGGATCGGCATGTTATTGACTGTGGCCTGGATCATTGTGCTCGTTAACTCTTTAAATTTTCTGGACAACATGGATGGATTGACATCGGGAATCGGTCTAATCGCCGCGGTGCTGTTTGCATTGATTATGTTGCGATTTACCAGTGAACCGCGATGGCTCGTTGCTGGTGTGTTACTGGTTCTCGCTGGTTCAATTTCTGGTTTTTTATGTCACAATTGGCCTCCTGCTAAAATTTTCATGGGAGATTCCGGGAGCTATTTTATTGGCTTGATCCTCTCCACAATGACGATCCTCGGCACATTTTACTCCGGCAATTCAGCACAGGGAGAACCCGTTGCCAGCCGACATGTCATCCTGGCCCCTCTTTGTATTCTGGCAATTCCGCTCTACGATTTCTGTACGGTCATGGTGATAAGACTAAAAGAGGGACGCAGCCCTTTTCATGCCGATAAAAGCCATTTCTCTCACCGCCTGGTGGAACTTGGTCTGAGTAAACGAAATACTGTTCTTACCATCCATTTGGCAACATTGACAACGGGAGTCGCGGGGCTGATTCTCTATGAAGTCTCGTCATGGGATGCAGCATTACTCATCATATTACTGATTGTGTGTGTGCTTTCTATTGTCACAATACTGGAAAACGCAGGTCGGAAAAATCGAGAATGAGTAAACGCCGAAAACAACATCGGTCACAGTCATCTCATAGCAAACCCGATCCCGCTGCGCCTGAACACCATCCACTGCTTTCGTTGTTGAACGGAGTTCAACTGTTTCTTGTTGGCACATTGATCACAACACGTTATTTTCTGCCTGCAGAATCAGCTCCACAGGGGGATACACTACACATAGCGCTTGGCTGGTTCATCGTCGTCATTCTGTTTTCTAGCTCTTTACTATTGGATCGTTCCTGGACGCCTCGTCTTGACCGCTACGATTTTGGGGTATGGCTACTTGTTTCAGGTCAGGTAATCGCAACGATGGTGATGATTTTGATTACCGAGGGACAGAAACGAGCTGCTTTGAATCTAATGTGGGAATGGGTATCCCTCGGACTCTCCTTCTCGTTAATTCGACGAATCATTGCTACCACACAATTGCGCACAGTCTTATTACAAGGACTCTTAACAACGATTGTCCTGTTATCGGTTTATGGAATCTGGCAACATCATTGGATGTATGGCCAATTAGCCGAAGAATATCTCTCCGCGCGACAGCAATTTGATACGGCTTCCACGCCGGCCGAGCGTTCCGAATTTCAGAAGAAACTCCTATCAATGGGTGTCCCCGCTGATGCCTTATCGGGCAGCGGCCAACAACTATTTGAACAACGTCTGCTGGATAGCACAGAGCCATTAGGTATGTTTGCATTGGCAAATACATTTGCCGGTTTGCTCGCAGTCGGATTTCTGATTGCATTTTCACAGACGGTACATGCCCTTTTTGACAAAACCAGACATGTCACTTCAAAAGGAAGTCGATTCAAATCCTGGATCCTGTTGCTTCCCACAATCCTCATCGGCTATTGCCTGATCCTGACGAAAAGCCGCACTGCCTGGGTCGGCGTGGTGGGAGGCCTCGTTAGTCTTGGTATACTGAAGCTGATTCGACACAAAGAACAAAGTCAGGCATGGAAAAAGCAAGCGATCAAATGGGGAAGCATGGCTGGGATCATATTGCTTGGCTTTTTTCTTCTGGCAACATTCAGTGGTGGTTTTGATAAAGAGGTTTTGACAGAAGCTCCCAAATCACTGAAATATCGGCTGGAATGGTGGACTGCTACCTGGGATCTGATAAAAGAATCCCCGCTTTGGGGAACAGGTCCGGGAAACTTTCGCGAGCATTATTTGAAATACAAGCTTCCTGGCTCTAGTGAAGAAATTGCGGATCCTCACAACCTGTTTCTCGATGTCTGGGCCAATGGTGGAATGATAGCTTTCACTGGTTTATTAACCGTTCTTATGCTGGCCTGTTATCATTGGGTCATCAAACCATCAGCTTCCAGTAACGAATCCAAGACTGAAATAGATTCGTTTCAAAATGAAATGTCTACCAGTCAAGTGGCTTTGCTACTCGGTTTTATATTCGCATTCCCATTCTTGTGGGGGATTCAATTATTTCTACAATCCATTGATGAAACCCTGCTCTGGATCTTCTGCCTCGGTTGGTTGGTACTTTATTTTATGTTGAATTTGGGTTGGAAGACAGACGATGAATTCCAGCAGATAGAGGACCGCTCCTCTTTACTTTCGCTGTCATTAGCAGCCGGGTTTGTTGCTCTCAGTATTCATCTGCTGGGAGCAGGTGGCATTGCCATGCCAGCCATCACCCAAACATGGTTTTTGCTCCTCGCATTGGCTGTGCCTGTTACCTGTCAACAGGCACATGAAAGTGGAAACCTGCCACTAAAGAGCAGTTCTGGTAAATCTAAGCCTCTGAAATCTATACATTTGAAAACCTTACTCTTATTTGTCTGTCTTTTAATGATTGTTTTCTTCGTCTGGTCATCATTTGCGCCAACAATCCACCGAAAAAGACTCGTAATAAAAGGCGAACAGGCACTTCTGCGTGGTCGGTCCGCCCAGAGTGCTCAACGGTTTTTCAGACAAGCAACCCAGACAGACCCACTTTCTCCCGGTCCCTGGCAAGCTTTAGCACAGATAAATTTTAACCAATGGACTCAGCGCGAGCACGATGACCGTGATGCATTTGATCAAGGAGTAAAGCAACTAAAAGAGGCTATCAGGCGGAATCCCTTCAACCCACTCAGTTACTTTGAGTTAGGGCAGAAATTTTTCCAAGAATATCATATATCTAAAACACAAGCTGACTTAGATGATGCCATCGATAACCTGAATCAGGCAGTCACCGGCTATCCTAATAATGCCCGCTATCGAGCTGCTCTCGCCGAAGTTTTATTTGAGGCAGGTCAAATAAATGAGAGCCAGGGCGAGGCAAGACAAGCCATTGATTTAGACGAGGCGAATCATCAAGCTCAACACATTGACAAATATCTGAGTGAAAAGACTTTAAATAAAATGAAAGAGATAATTAACCTAAGTCATAGGAATCAGAATTGAACTCCGGCAACCTTAGGTTCATAATATCATTGGGTATCATTTACCAAGTGATTTGAAATGTATTTGCTACCTGATTTTGTTTTCGTATTATAATCTCAATTAATAAATTCATCGCTGGTGTAAATATGAATCTTCGAGCTATTCTCACAACCATTGTTGTTTTAATTGCTGCTCTTGCAGGAACTATCTGGTTAGGAAGAGGTAACAGCACACTAGAGACCGGAAATTCTGGGAACCCGCAAAAATCGGTAGAAGATGACCGACCTCAAGTTTCAGAGACCGGTCCCTACCCTAAAGCAGTTGTAGATGAAGAACTCTATAAATTTGGAGAAATGGCAGTTGGGCAATCTCTATCACATAAATTTGTGCTAAAAAATGAGGGAGAAGCTCCACTGGAGGTGAAAAAAGGAAATACAACCTGCAAGTGCACACTCAGTGAAATGAAAGACAATGCGGTCGCACCAGGCGAGTCAATTGAAATCGAACTCATCTGGACGCCGAAGACCCCACAAGAAACCTTTGGGCAAACTGCGACGATTTGGACCAATGATCCTAAAAACCAGGAAATGAAATTACAAATCGAAGGCACAGTCAATAACCTGATTTCCTTCACTGGTGATTCACTGGGTAGCCCGAATTGGTCTCTCCCTGTCATGTCAACCGAAGAGCCTGTATCGTTCACGGGAAAAATTCATACCAAGTATCTCGATGATTTTAAAATCTTAGAGATGATATCTAGTAATCCCGGTTTAACTTCTTCCTCGAAACCACTTACTCCAGAAGAATTAAAAGAAGTTGATGCCAAATCTGGATATGGAATAAAAATTACTGGAGACCCCAATAAATTTCCACTTGGTGGATTTATGGAACGATTGACTGTCAAAACAGACATTCCTAATAATTTGAAATCTGAGAAGCCAGACAAAGCACACAAACATGCTGATCATGATGGTCATGATCATAAACATGATGAACAAGCAGAGTACAAGGAATTTGTGATTCAAGTCTCAGGAAATCACACGGGGCCCATTCGTATTGTGCCCACTTTTGGAGTTCACTGGAATCCCAAAACCATGGTCCTTAATCTGGGGGAATTTGATTCTAAGGAAGGAAAAGAAGTTACACTTTCCATGTTTGTGGAAGGAACAGAACAACCCTTGAAAATATTGAGTCAGGAAATTGTACCTGATTTTCTCAAATTTGAACTCAAAAAAGATGACAAGTTTCAATCGAAAACAAAACAACGCTACGAACTGAAATTTGGAGTACCAGCTGGAAAACCTTCCATGTCATTTGGTCGAGGGAACTTAGCCAATGTAAAGTTACAGACCAACCATCCGAACGCAAAAGAGATCAACTTCCGTGTTCGGTTTATCTCGCTGTAGACTAAATGTCTTTAATATCCTAGCGCTCCCAATTGAAGATACTTCATTTTTTGGACTTTAATACCTGAACTATCCGGGGCTGGAGCCAGATCTACTTTGACGCAATACCATGCTATGAACTAAAATAGGTGAAGAGGGCTTCTTATTGTGTTTATTCCCCTCATACATTCCCATGGAAGGTTGCATTGAATGTTTTATAAAAGAAACTCAGAGCATCATTATCGGGTTGCCCTGCTCGCTAGCATTCTCTTGCTGGTTGGTTGCGAAAAGAAACTATCTTCCCCCCCTATAGCAAAGAATTCAGATTCAACAGTCACTGAAAACCAGTCAGCACATTCTGAGACAGAAAAACCCGTTACGACCGACACTGCTGAAAAGACTTCTGCTGCACAGACACATCAAAAAACGGAATCTGGCCATCACAAATCAGCTTCCAAAAGTTCTCCAAGACCTCTTTTTAAAGACTGGCCTGCTCCCAAGCTGGCAATCATACTTACCGGTGAACGTCGTGGTTACCTCGAACCTTGTGGCTGTACCCAAAATCAAACTGGAGGCGTTTCTCTACTTGCTAATCTTGTCAAAAAGATCGAAGATCAAAAATGGCCAGTGACTGCCTTTGATCTAGGGGGGCTTGTCAAACGAAACCGCCGCCAAAGTCAGATTAAATATGAGACCATTTTGGCATCAATGAAAGACATGAAGTATGCTGGTATAGGTTTGGGTCCTGAAGAACTTCGGTTTGGTGCTGATATTTTCCTGCAACTGCATAACCCAGAACCAGCATCTCCTAACACAACGCCCACATTTCTGGCAGCTAATATTCTTATTCTGGAGACTCCCGATCTGGGTAAAAGCCATTTCAAAATTATTGAAGTGGGTGGGGTGAAGATTGCTGTGACTTCCATCATTGGAAAAAGTCGGATGGAAAAAGTCCCCGATATCGTTTGGCAAGAACCAGTTAAAGTACTACCAGAAGTCATTAAAAAAATGCAAGCAGCGAAACCTGATTTGATGGTTCTGCTTTCTCAATCGGACAAGGAAGAATCAAAGTCCATCGCTGAAAAACTTCCCGTTTTTGATATCCTGTTGACCGCCGGCGGTGTGGAAGATCCAATTGGGAAACCAACATTTATCGGCAAAACGATGATGGTTGATGTTGGTCATAAAGGAAAAAATGCCGGCGTCGTTGGTTATTATCCAGAAAGCGCAGCCAAGGATGATCCATCTAAACGATTCCGATTCACGGTGATCGAACTTGATAAGCAACGCTTTCAGGACACACCACGTATGGCCGAGCATATGCAATTTTATCAAGATCGTCTGAAACAAGAAGATTTGGCTGCGAAGGAGCTACCCATTGACCATCCACGCGGCGCGACATATGTTGGGGCAGAAACATGTGGTGAGTGCCACACAAAAGCATATGAAAAATGGCTCACTACCGCGCATGCTCATGCTTACGAAAGTCTCATCACCGGCCGAGAAGACCAGAAAGGGCAGAACGTCATTTCACGTATCTATGATCCAGAATGTCTTTCCTGCCATGTCACCGGTTGGCATCCACAGGATGTGATCCGTTATAAAAGTGGTTTTGTCAACAAAAAAGAATCTCCGCATTTACTGGGACAGCAATGCGAAAACTGCCATGGTCCTGGAAGTGGACACATCGAACTAGTCGATATGGACAAACTCGAAGAAGCCAAAAAAGTGATGCGGGTTACACTGGATGAAGCTAAAAAGAAAACCTGCTATCAGTGCCACGATCTGGACAATAGCCCCAATTTCGAATTTGACTCTTATTGGGAAAAAGTCAAACACCCCTGGCGGGATTAAAATGCTGGAAGTAGAACAAAAATTTGCCATCTCTGACAAAAACAATCTGATACAACAACTCAAGCATATTGGCGCCAGCCGTGTAAATTCCCTGAAACAGCAAGATCACTATTTTGCACATCCTACCCGTAATTTTGCTGAGACAGACGAGGCAATTCGTATTCGCTGTAACGGGTCCAATAATCGAATCACGTATAAAGGCCCAAAACTCTCAACAATCAGCAAAGTGCGTCAGGAGATTGAACTGGAATTTGAGTCAGGTCAACGCGCATTTGAACAATTGGCGGAAATGCTTGAAATTCTGGGGTTTCAACCTCTCAAAGCTGTCAAAAAAGTACGCACCCCCTTCAGCTATTCACACGGCCAACATACTTTTGAAATTACGATAGACGAGGTGGAAGAACTCGGAACTTTTGCAGAAATTGAATTAATGGCAGAGGAATCTGAACTCACCAATGCGGAAGAAGCCATCATTGAATTGGCAAGATCTTTGGGATTATCCAATCCGATTCGGAATTCTTATTTAGGGATGTTGCTTGAAAATAAACCTTAATTTGGTCCCCTAACAGTGTCTTGCAAATTTTGAATCTTTCCTGTGATTTATTCCTTTTCAGATTGGCTGAATTCTGAAATAATTACTGTCAGATATATTTCTCTCATGTTTTCTATTGTGACAGGAGAAAAACTTGCTAGTATATATTCGTCCACAATAGACATTTCCCTTTAAATCTATGGGTCGAGACGGCGTTCAATAATGACGTCCCCGCAATTCTCGACAAATTAGGCACTTGCTTCGCCTGACGAACTCATTCTCAATTGCGGGGCAACTGTCATATTATTGAAGGAAGACCTCAATGGCTGCAAAGGCACGATCAAAACGAGCCGCTAGTACAAACACAACTCAAAACAACGGTTCCGCCACTCCTGATGGAATGCTTGATAATGCTCTCGGGCAAATTGAGCAGGCCTTTGGTAAAGGCGCCATCATGAAATTAACGGGAGACAATGCGCAAGTTGTCCCCGCCATCGCTAGTGGTGCCCTTTCACTCGACTTGGCTCTAGGTGGTACCGGCTTTCCTCGCGGACGGATTATTGAATTATATGGCCCGGAATCAAGTGGTAAAACCACACTCGCATTACATGTGATCGCAAATGCACAAAAAGAAGGAGGCATCGCCGCTTTCATTGATGCTGAGCATGCACTCGACCCAATCTGGGCTAAAAAACTCGGAGTCAACATCTCGGAATTATTGGTTAGTCAGCCTACTTATGGTGAAGAGGGGCTGCAAATTGCCGAAATGCTGATCAAATCGAACTCTGTGGATGTGATCGTCGTCGACTCGGTCGCTGCATTAGTTCCCAAAGCAGAACTGGATGGCGAGATTGGTGATACCCACGTTGGTCTCCAGGCCCGCATGATGAGTCAAGCCATGCGAAAGTTGACAGGAGCTATTTCTAAGTCCAAAACGACCGTGATATTCATCAACCAGATTCGTGAGAAAATTGGTGTCATGTTTGGTAGCCCCGAAACAACACCTGGTGGTCGTGCTCTGAAGTTTTATAGTTCTGTGCGTGTGGATGTTCGCCGTGTGGCGACGCTGAAAGATGGCGATACGGTTACCGGCATACGTATGAAAGCCAAGATTGTCAAAAATAAGATCGCCCCTCCTTTCCGAATTGCTGAATTTGATATGCTCAGTACTGGTGGCATCAACTTTGAATTGGACCTGCTAGATTTGGCTGCTGAAAATAAAATCGTCAAAAAGAGTGGTAGCTGGTTCAGTTATGGAGAAACGCGACTCGGGCAAGGTCGAGACCGTTCCAAGACAGTTTTAGAAGAAAATCCTGAACTCTGTCAGGAAATTAAACAGAAAGTACTAATCGCTCAAGGGCTGGTTCCTTCTTCAGAAGCAGTGGAAGCCTGATCTGGCAATCTTTCTACCAAATGAGTGATTCGTGACAATTCCCTCAACGACCTTGAGTCCGAACGTGGTATTCAAGGTCGTTTTGCATTGGGTTCTCTCCAGAAACACTGTAAAATTAGCGTTTATTTAATCCAAACCAAGTAGGAAATGTTTTCCTATAGCACTTATAAAAGTTTTTTAATTTGAACTAAGGCAACAAATGTCTGATGATCAATCCACAAAATTTGCTCAAAGCCAGGCGTTGTTCATCTTGGCTTTGGTGAGTGGCCTGCTTCTCTTTCCACCTCAAAAAAGTAATTCACTACATGCGCAAGGGCTGGACGCGAGAGCCATTGCTGTTGCCGTCGAAAAACAATTGATCACAGCCATTGAAAAGTCTGAAAAGTCCGTCGTTGCGATTTCAAAAATCAAAACGAAAAAACAACAATTCCAATCTCGTGTCCCTGCTCCTTTTGGATTGGACCCTAATCAACAGTTTAATGAATCGCAAAACCCACAGAATCTGAGTTTTATTCCTAACGAATTTGGTTCAGGCATACTAATTCCAGATTCAACAAATCAGAAGCGAACTCTGATCCTCACGAATTATCATCTGACACAGGGGGGCCCTGTAGAAGGGCAAAAGACAATTCCTGAAAATCGTATCTATATTCACACAGTCAATCGACGGGGCTTCTATGCGGAAATTATCGCTGCTGACCCGCGTAGTGATCTGGCTGTCCTCGTCCCGGCGCGCGATCTTCCTCGAGAATATGCCCAATCACTGACCCCCATTAAATACGGAAACACAGAATCGATTCGGAAGGGTCAATTTGTGATTGCTTTGGGAAATCCATATGCCATTGCCCGCGATGGCTCACCGAGTGCCAGTTGGGGAATTGTAAGTAACTTTCACCGATTTCCTGTTCCTGTAAAAAAACACTTTTTTGATCAAGAAATTGCCAAAGAAGAAACACTGCACCATTTTGGAACTTTATTACAGGTTGATACACGTCTTGATCTGGGGACCAGTGGTGGTGCATTATTGGACCTAGATGGAAATCTGATTGGAATTACAACATCACTGGCGGCATTAGACGGATATGAAAAGTCGACAGGTTATGCCATTCCCATCGATAATTCGACAAAGCGGATCATTAACAGCCTCTCTGCTGGACTGGAAGCAGAATACGGTTTTCTCGGTATCCAGCCAACTACGATTGAGCGTAGTCAGGCAAGACACAATTTTATTGGAAATTCGCCGCTCCGAGATCCCTTCTATGTATCTGCCATCAATGTGAAACAACATTCCCCTGCCCAATTGGCCGGCATGCAACCGCATGATTTGATTCTATCAATCAATGGGAAAAAATTGACAAATCATCTGGAGTTAATGCGGGAAGTAGGCAAAGCAGGAGCAGGAAATGAAGTAAAGCTTCAAATATTAAGAGGAAGAAAACCGCGTGAGTTGACTCTGACAGTGAAACTAGGAAAATGGCCAGTGGTTGACGATGAAGGGATAGTTCAAACTCAATACCGCCACCCACTCTGGCGCGGACTGAGAGTTGATTACCCCACAGCGCGCAGCAAATTTACATATAGTCCGTTCAGTTACCCACCTGCAGTCGTAGTGACCCATATCGATCCAGAAAGTCCCGCTCAACTTGCTGGTCTTAAAGAAGGGACGTTTATAAGTCATATTAATAATCAAGCAATCAAGACACCTGATTTGTTTTATCAGGAAGTACAAAAAATAAGCAATTCACAACAAGTAACATTACAACTTTTGGATGGCCGAAAAGTTATCCTTCCCCCAATTAAGTAATCTTAAAAGCAATGAAAACAGACGAACTTCGCGAAAGTTATCTCTCCTTCTTTGAAGAAAAAGGATGTGTTAGACGACCTTCAGATGTATTGGTCCCACGTGATGACCGTACCGTGCTATTCACTCCCGCAGGAATGAATCAATTTAAAAATCAGTTTCTGGGTGTTGGTAAACTCGAATTTACCCGAGCTACAACCTGCCAGATGTGCCTGCGCACTGGAGACATTCAAAATGTGGGAGTGACTCCCTACCACCATACATTTTTTGAGATGCTCGGAAATTTCTCATTTGGCGATTACTTTAAACGTGAAGCAATTCATTGGGCCTGGGAGTACCTGACTGATAAAAAATGGTTGGGTCTGGATTCTAACCTGCTATCTGTAACGGTCTACCAGGACGATGATGAAGCTTACAATATCTGGCACGATGAAATTAAAGTTCCCTCGAATCGAATCAGCCGTGAAAATGAACACGAAAATTTCTGGCCTGCAGGTGCACCCTCCTTAGGCCCTGATGGTGTCTGTGGTCCTTGCAGTGAAATTTTTTATCATCCTAATGGTGGAAAAGATAATGTAGAAATCTGGAACCTTGTTTTCACTCAATTCAATCGCGTGGGAGATCCCCCTGATAATTTAAAACCACTTCCTAAACAAAATATCGATACTGGCATGGGATTAGAGCGTACAGCCTCGGTCCTGCAAGGAGTCCCCAGTAACTTTGAAATTGACACTCTCAAAAAACTCTGTTTGGCAGCCGGCGATGCTGTGGGAACGAATTATCAATTCGAATCAGCAGCAGGTCGCCCGCTCCGCCGTATCTCAGACCACGTTCGCGCTGTCACCTTTAGTATTCATGAAGGCGTGAATCCAGGCAGTGAGAAAGAGAGTTATGTTGTTCGGCAGTTACTACGCCGTGCACTCTTGGAAGGCTATCTATTAGGAAAACATGAACCATTTCTATTCCAGATTGTCCCGTCCGTAGTCGAGATCATGAAAGCACCTTATCCGGATATAGCAAAAACGGTTGAAAATGCGCAGCGCATCATCAAGGAGGAAGAAGAACAATTTCTGGGTGTCATTGGAAAAGGACTGACACGCTTCGAAGGATTCGTCAAAAATGCCGAAAAGAACGGGCTCTCAAAAATCTCTGGCGAAGAGGTCTTTGACCTTCATCAGACAGATGGATTTCTAATTGAACTCACTGAAGCACTCGCTGCCAAAAATAATCTTTCCGTAGACCGTGCTGAATTTGATACTCTGATGCAGCGACATAAAGAAGGCAGTGGTAGTGGTGCCTTTCTAGACTCAGTCATGTCAGAAGGTCCATTAACGGCATTACACAAAACGACCAGCGATACGGTTTTTAAAGGCTACGAAACCACAGAAGCAGACGCAAAAGTTGTTGGGATTATTGCTGAAGACAGGCTAGTGGAATCACTCGTTGAAAAAGGACACGCCCACCCTGTTGTACTAGTGCTTGATCAAACTCCCTTTTATGCAGAAGCAGGTGGACAAGTAGGCGATACCGGTTTCATAGAATCAGATGACATACATTTTGAAGTCATTAACACACAGAAAAATGGTGGATTGATTCTTCACATCGGACACCTTTTAAAGGGTAAACTCGATCAGGGACAAACACTAAAAGCAACAGTAACTGAGCCCCGGCGATCAGGAATTCAACGTGCCCATTCGGCAACGCACTTGTTACACCATGGTCTTCAATCAGTTTTAGGCCAAAACGCAATGCAACGCGGGTCGAAAGTTGAAGAAGATATGCTCCGCTTTGACTTCTCGCATAGCAAGTCACTGACTTCAGAAGAAATCAGTCAGATTGAAGATATCATCAATCAGCGTATCTCAGAAGGTGCCAATGTCACGACAGAGCTGATGAAACTTCAAGTTGCCCGCGATCTTGGTGCAATGGCTCTGTTCGGTGAAAAATATCCAGACAATGTGCGTGTCGTCAGAATGGGAGATTTTAGCATTGAACTTTGTGGGGGCACTCACCTGTCTAATACAGGGCAAGTGGGTCTCTGCAAAATTGTGAGCGAAGAACCTGTTGCCAAAGGCGTTCGACGTATTCACGCCCTGACAGGTCCTAAAGCACTGGAAAAAACGAGAAATACTGAAAAACTGCTCCAGGAAATTGCCGTGCAACTCAAAGCACCGCGAGTGGACGAACTACCTCATCGCATTGCACACTTGCAGGATGAACTACGCGAAACTAAAAAGCAGCTCTTGAAGTTTTCCAGCAAATCACTGGCCAGTACTGCCGATAAACTACTGGAAAATGCTGCCACTGTAAACGATGTAAAAATTGTTGCATATTATGCAAAAGATGCTTCGCGAGACCAGCTACGTGAATTAGCAGATCATCTGCGTAAAAAAGGAAAACATGTTGCCCTGATCTTGGGTACCGTTATT
The Gimesia aquarii DNA segment above includes these coding regions:
- the cyaB gene encoding class IV adenylate cyclase, with amino-acid sequence MLEVEQKFAISDKNNLIQQLKHIGASRVNSLKQQDHYFAHPTRNFAETDEAIRIRCNGSNNRITYKGPKLSTISKVRQEIELEFESGQRAFEQLAEMLEILGFQPLKAVKKVRTPFSYSHGQHTFEITIDEVEELGTFAEIELMAEESELTNAEEAIIELARSLGLSNPIRNSYLGMLLENKP
- the recA gene encoding recombinase RecA, whose translation is MAAKARSKRAASTNTTQNNGSATPDGMLDNALGQIEQAFGKGAIMKLTGDNAQVVPAIASGALSLDLALGGTGFPRGRIIELYGPESSGKTTLALHVIANAQKEGGIAAFIDAEHALDPIWAKKLGVNISELLVSQPTYGEEGLQIAEMLIKSNSVDVIVVDSVAALVPKAELDGEIGDTHVGLQARMMSQAMRKLTGAISKSKTTVIFINQIREKIGVMFGSPETTPGGRALKFYSSVRVDVRRVATLKDGDTVTGIRMKAKIVKNKIAPPFRIAEFDMLSTGGINFELDLLDLAAENKIVKKSGSWFSYGETRLGQGRDRSKTVLEENPELCQEIKQKVLIAQGLVPSSEAVEA
- a CDS encoding trypsin-like peptidase domain-containing protein is translated as MSDDQSTKFAQSQALFILALVSGLLLFPPQKSNSLHAQGLDARAIAVAVEKQLITAIEKSEKSVVAISKIKTKKQQFQSRVPAPFGLDPNQQFNESQNPQNLSFIPNEFGSGILIPDSTNQKRTLILTNYHLTQGGPVEGQKTIPENRIYIHTVNRRGFYAEIIAADPRSDLAVLVPARDLPREYAQSLTPIKYGNTESIRKGQFVIALGNPYAIARDGSPSASWGIVSNFHRFPVPVKKHFFDQEIAKEETLHHFGTLLQVDTRLDLGTSGGALLDLDGNLIGITTSLAALDGYEKSTGYAIPIDNSTKRIINSLSAGLEAEYGFLGIQPTTIERSQARHNFIGNSPLRDPFYVSAINVKQHSPAQLAGMQPHDLILSINGKKLTNHLELMREVGKAGAGNEVKLQILRGRKPRELTLTVKLGKWPVVDDEGIVQTQYRHPLWRGLRVDYPTARSKFTYSPFSYPPAVVVTHIDPESPAQLAGLKEGTFISHINNQAIKTPDLFYQEVQKISNSQQVTLQLLDGRKVILPPIK
- the alaS gene encoding alanine--tRNA ligase, whose translation is MKTDELRESYLSFFEEKGCVRRPSDVLVPRDDRTVLFTPAGMNQFKNQFLGVGKLEFTRATTCQMCLRTGDIQNVGVTPYHHTFFEMLGNFSFGDYFKREAIHWAWEYLTDKKWLGLDSNLLSVTVYQDDDEAYNIWHDEIKVPSNRISRENEHENFWPAGAPSLGPDGVCGPCSEIFYHPNGGKDNVEIWNLVFTQFNRVGDPPDNLKPLPKQNIDTGMGLERTASVLQGVPSNFEIDTLKKLCLAAGDAVGTNYQFESAAGRPLRRISDHVRAVTFSIHEGVNPGSEKESYVVRQLLRRALLEGYLLGKHEPFLFQIVPSVVEIMKAPYPDIAKTVENAQRIIKEEEEQFLGVIGKGLTRFEGFVKNAEKNGLSKISGEEVFDLHQTDGFLIELTEALAAKNNLSVDRAEFDTLMQRHKEGSGSGAFLDSVMSEGPLTALHKTTSDTVFKGYETTEADAKVVGIIAEDRLVESLVEKGHAHPVVLVLDQTPFYAEAGGQVGDTGFIESDDIHFEVINTQKNGGLILHIGHLLKGKLDQGQTLKATVTEPRRSGIQRAHSATHLLHHGLQSVLGQNAMQRGSKVEEDMLRFDFSHSKSLTSEEISQIEDIINQRISEGANVTTELMKLQVARDLGAMALFGEKYPDNVRVVRMGDFSIELCGGTHLSNTGQVGLCKIVSEEPVAKGVRRIHALTGPKALEKTRNTEKLLQEIAVQLKAPRVDELPHRIAHLQDELRETKKQLLKFSSKSLASTADKLLENAATVNDVKIVAYYAKDASRDQLRELADHLRKKGKHVALILGTVIDDKVALMAAVNQYLVKQGLKAGDCVKAAAQVVGGGGGGRPDMAEAGGKHPEKLEEALSTGSSYYRNKLEG